One Manduca sexta isolate Smith_Timp_Sample1 chromosome 28, JHU_Msex_v1.0, whole genome shotgun sequence DNA window includes the following coding sequences:
- the LOC115442102 gene encoding gustatory receptor for sugar taste 64f-like, whose protein sequence is MKVQPLDIKNKKNELHSSVRSLVHQYRWFGFFPVEGLAQEDPFKLRYNLKSSYTIYYVLSFIGQILMTLFSLFWFMERSKTLGTLSYFLFYGDALVGIACSIKLAKSWPNLMCKAAKLEENLADIRISKSIPTKCYIIAHFVMALAYLEHFLCEVYNGMVAMKCVGATTPNILVVRKYFHYRYYYVFDYVELNPVTAILAEVMCFQSTFVWSFVDVLIICISIYFTSYFNDLNKAIKSYKQQDIIPWGKIRAQYSELVILLKEIDLRLSWILMMSFFSNLFFLCFQLFNSLHAMPSSESLVYSLFSFTFLVVRSLTLCVVAANVHKAAQGPLLALYEVPSSVYNIEVQRFQLQLRYTTIGLSGLFFYVTRKTIVKVIGTIITYELILLQFNMNTTLLYSETSVVRTNVTLL, encoded by the exons ATGAAAGTTCAACCACttgatatcaaaaataaaaagaacgaGTTGCACTCATCCGTTCGTAGCTTAGTGCACCAATATCGTTGGTTTGGTTTCTTCCCAGTAGAAGGACTTGCTCAAGAAGATCCATTTAAACTCAG ATACAACTTGAAATCCTCTTATACTATTTACTACGTCCTATCCTTCATCGGACAAATATTGATGacgttattttctttattctgGTTCATGGAAAGAAGCAAGACTTTGGGCACTTTAT ctTATTTCCTATTCTACGGCGATGCTCTAGTAGGAATAGCGTGTTCAATAAAATTGGCTAAGAGTTGGCCGAACCTTATGTGCAAGGCCGCGAAATTAGAAGAGAATTTGGCCGATATCAGAATTAGCAAGAGTATACCTacaaaatgttacattataGCACATTTCGTCATGGCTTTGGCCTACT TAGAACATTTCTTATGCGAAGTGTATAATGGCATGGTGGCTATGAAGTGTGTGGGGGCGACTACACCGAATATACTTGTAGTGAGAAAGTATTTTCACTACAGATACTACTATGTATTTGACTACGTGGAGTTGAACCCGGTGACAGCGATACTGGCAGAA GTGATGTGTTTCCAATCGACTTTTGTTTGGAGTTTCGTGGATGTGCTAATCATCTGTATTAGTATCTACTTCACGTCTTACTTCAATGATCTGAACAAAGCTATCAAGTCGTATAAACAACAG GATATAATACCTTGGGGTAAAATACGGGCTCAATATTCTGAATTAGTGATACTATTGAAGGAGATCGATTTACGGCTGAGTTGGATTTTGATGATGTCATTCTTTTCTAATCTTTTTTTCCTGTGCTTTCAACTCTTCAACTCATTACA CGCCATGCCCTCATCAGAATCTTTAGTATACTCCTTATTTTCATTCACATTCCTAGTGGTGCGGTCCCTCACATTGTGTGTTGTAGCAGCAAACGTACATAAAGCTGCTCAGGGTCCGTTATTGGCCTTGTATGAAGTACCAAGTTCAGTTTATAATATCGAG GTACAGCGTTTCCAACTTCAACTGCGTTACACAACCATCGGCCTGAGTGGATTGTTTTTTTACGTGACTCGAAAGACGATTGTGAAG GTTATAGGGACGATAATAACGTACGAGCTGATTTTGTTACAATTCAACATGAACACTACATTGCTATACTCTGAAACTAGTGTCGTACGCACTAATGTTACTTTACTTTAG